Proteins encoded together in one Pseudomonas arsenicoxydans window:
- a CDS encoding NAD(P)/FAD-dependent oxidoreductase yields the protein MKPQKSDVLIIGGGIMGSTSAFFLRQRGHSVTLLERDQIGQYASGVNFGNVRRQGRYLGQLELANRSWALWKRLPELIDDDLEFIASGHMRVCYREDEIAELEAYAAAPEARELDLQILTGKALHARFPFLGPEVKGGSYAPHDGHANPRLAAPAFARAARRLGARIEERTEVVEVQKVNDEFHVTTTDGQLFVAQQLLITAGAWAAKLSEQFGEPVPLEPNGPQMSVTEPVPYALPTVIGVFTKIKEEVIYFRQIPRGNIIIGGGNRCTPDMLNRRAYFQPESLLNQMRQMRRLLPGAEKLNIIRVWSGIESYTPDSLPVIGPSGTVDGLFYAFGFCGHGFQLGPGVGDVMAELISTGSTSTLISPFDIRRFTNPSAIAMPLSTSLLSTGKLI from the coding sequence ATGAAACCGCAAAAAAGCGATGTTCTGATTATCGGCGGCGGCATCATGGGCTCGACGTCGGCGTTTTTCCTGCGCCAGCGTGGGCACTCAGTCACCCTGCTGGAGCGTGACCAGATCGGTCAGTACGCCAGTGGCGTGAACTTCGGCAACGTGCGACGCCAGGGGCGGTACCTCGGGCAGCTGGAACTGGCCAACCGCTCCTGGGCGCTATGGAAACGACTGCCGGAGCTGATCGACGACGACCTCGAGTTCATCGCCAGCGGCCATATGCGTGTGTGTTATCGCGAAGATGAAATTGCTGAACTGGAGGCCTATGCGGCGGCCCCGGAGGCCCGTGAACTGGACTTGCAGATCCTCACGGGCAAGGCTTTGCACGCACGCTTCCCGTTCCTCGGCCCGGAGGTCAAGGGCGGTTCCTACGCGCCTCACGATGGTCACGCCAACCCGCGTCTGGCAGCGCCTGCGTTTGCCCGGGCAGCCCGGCGCCTCGGCGCGAGGATCGAAGAGCGCACCGAGGTCGTCGAGGTGCAGAAGGTCAATGACGAATTCCACGTCACGACCACCGATGGTCAGCTGTTCGTCGCCCAGCAACTGTTGATCACCGCGGGCGCCTGGGCCGCCAAGCTGTCCGAGCAATTCGGCGAACCGGTGCCGCTGGAACCCAATGGTCCGCAAATGTCGGTGACAGAGCCGGTGCCCTACGCCTTGCCGACGGTGATTGGCGTGTTTACCAAAATCAAGGAAGAGGTGATCTACTTCCGCCAGATCCCCCGCGGCAACATCATCATCGGCGGCGGCAACCGCTGCACACCGGACATGCTCAACCGGCGTGCCTACTTCCAGCCGGAAAGCCTGCTCAACCAGATGCGGCAAATGCGCCGCCTGCTGCCAGGGGCCGAAAAGCTGAACATCATCCGGGTCTGGAGCGGTATCGAGAGCTATACGCCGGACTCCCTGCCGGTCATCGGCCCCAGCGGCACCGTCGACGGTTTGTTCTACGCCTTCGGCTTCTGCGGCCATGGCTTCCAGCTTGGCCCGGGCGTCGGTGACGTGATGGCCGAACTGATCAGCACGGGCAGTACCAGCACCTTGATCAGTCCATTCGATATCCGTCGATTTACTAACCCATCCGCGATTGCGATGCCTTTATCTACAAGCCTCCTCAGCACAGGCAAACTTATATGA
- a CDS encoding RidA family protein, translating into MAGNQAGSIELIQTANAAAPGGHYSQAVAHEGVLYVSGQLPVRANGDHSADQPFEVQTSIALDNLVAILKEAGRSTSDLLKVTVYVVGIEHWPAFDRIYARYLGEHRPARAVVPVPVLHHGYLIEIEALARGEQKEIYQ; encoded by the coding sequence ATGGCTGGTAATCAAGCAGGTTCGATCGAGTTAATCCAAACGGCTAACGCAGCAGCTCCGGGTGGACATTACTCCCAGGCGGTAGCGCACGAGGGTGTTTTATATGTGTCTGGGCAACTGCCGGTACGCGCGAATGGCGACCACAGTGCCGACCAACCGTTTGAGGTTCAAACATCAATCGCCCTCGACAACCTCGTGGCGATCCTCAAAGAAGCGGGCCGGAGCACGAGTGATCTCCTGAAGGTCACGGTCTATGTCGTAGGGATAGAACACTGGCCCGCCTTTGATCGGATTTATGCCCGTTACCTGGGTGAACATCGACCAGCACGCGCCGTGGTGCCTGTTCCGGTCTTGCATCATGGTTACTTGATCGAAATCGAAGCGCTGGCCCGCGGTGAACAAAAGGAAATCTACCAATGA
- a CDS encoding DSD1 family PLP-dependent enzyme: MSASIASLDTPVAIVDVSRMQRNIQRMQQRMDTLGVRLRPHIKTSKCLPVIKAQIAAGASGVTVSTLKEAEHCFAEGISDIFYAVAIAPGKLAQALTLRRKGCRLSVLTDSVIGAQAIASFGQQNDERFEVWIEIDCDGHRSGLTVEDNALIDVARVLSEGGMQLRGVMTHAGSSYELDSLEALQILAEQERFLCVSAAERIREAGLVCPEVSIGSTPTALSALSLEDVTEVRAGVYVFFDLVMHNIGVCQTDELALSVLTTVIGHQQDKGWIITDAGWMAMSRDRGTQRQRQDFGYGQVCTEAGDWIEGALVTGANQEHGIITLGAAESTDIVARFPIGSRLRILPNHACATGAQFPDYHACDAEGVVHTWSRLHGW; the protein is encoded by the coding sequence ATGTCAGCCTCTATTGCCTCCCTCGATACCCCCGTCGCGATAGTCGATGTCTCGCGAATGCAGCGCAATATCCAGCGCATGCAGCAACGCATGGACACCCTGGGTGTGCGTTTGCGCCCGCACATCAAAACCAGCAAATGCCTCCCCGTGATCAAGGCACAGATAGCCGCTGGCGCAAGCGGTGTCACAGTTTCCACCCTGAAAGAAGCTGAGCATTGTTTCGCTGAAGGCATCAGCGACATTTTTTATGCCGTTGCAATAGCGCCTGGCAAATTGGCCCAGGCACTGACACTCAGGCGCAAAGGCTGCAGACTGAGCGTGCTAACCGACAGCGTCATTGGGGCTCAAGCCATCGCCTCCTTCGGACAGCAGAACGACGAACGATTCGAGGTCTGGATCGAAATAGATTGCGACGGCCATCGATCAGGTCTGACCGTTGAAGACAACGCACTCATAGACGTCGCACGGGTCCTTTCCGAGGGGGGCATGCAATTGCGAGGCGTGATGACCCACGCAGGATCCAGCTACGAACTCGACAGCCTTGAAGCGCTGCAGATTTTGGCCGAACAAGAACGCTTCCTCTGCGTCAGCGCCGCCGAAAGAATCCGCGAAGCCGGGCTGGTGTGCCCGGAGGTCAGCATCGGCTCCACTCCCACGGCACTATCGGCACTGAGTCTGGAAGACGTCACTGAAGTACGCGCAGGCGTTTATGTGTTCTTCGACCTGGTGATGCACAACATCGGCGTCTGCCAGACAGACGAGTTGGCACTGAGCGTGCTGACCACCGTGATCGGCCACCAGCAAGATAAAGGCTGGATCATCACCGATGCCGGCTGGATGGCCATGAGTCGCGATCGAGGCACGCAGCGCCAGCGACAGGACTTCGGCTACGGACAGGTGTGTACCGAAGCTGGCGACTGGATCGAGGGCGCGCTGGTCACTGGCGCCAACCAGGAACACGGCATCATCACTCTTGGAGCGGCCGAGAGCACCGACATCGTAGCGCGCTTCCCCATCGGCAGCCGTCTGCGCATTCTGCCCAACCATGCATGTGCCACAGGCGCGCAATTCCCGGACTATCACGCCTGTGACGCCGAGGGCGTCGTGCACACATGGAGTCGCTTACATGGCTGGTAA
- a CDS encoding LysR family transcriptional regulator — protein MISVEDLRLAVTLARSESLSAAARILNVSPPALSMRLRKLETLLGLTLANRDARRLSLTADGERFSRESALLLEQLEALPESFKQQDERLVGTLRLAAPFGYGRQRIAPLLARFARLHPQLCLHLDLRETPWPDRHDSDAVIHIGHLNDSLWIAKPLTQNNRWLCASPAYLEHHGVPSSPDQLTEHRYICIRENDEDVTLWHMRKGAERKTLRIEPMLLSNDGSVARRWAEQGLGLVLRSQWDVSDAIASGGLVRVMADWQFDSAPINLLVPSRKLRSPRVQALVAFLEAALKA, from the coding sequence ATGATCTCCGTCGAAGACCTACGTCTGGCTGTAACGCTGGCGCGCTCCGAGTCTTTAAGCGCTGCTGCCAGAATTCTGAATGTCTCACCTCCGGCGTTGTCCATGCGTCTGCGTAAGCTGGAGACGCTGCTCGGTCTGACCCTGGCTAATCGCGATGCCCGGCGCCTGAGTCTCACCGCCGATGGCGAGCGTTTCTCCCGAGAAAGCGCGCTCTTGCTGGAACAGTTGGAGGCGCTTCCGGAATCCTTCAAGCAGCAGGACGAGCGGCTAGTTGGCACACTCAGGTTAGCGGCGCCGTTCGGCTATGGGCGACAACGCATTGCGCCGCTGCTGGCTCGTTTTGCCAGGTTGCACCCACAGCTGTGCCTGCACCTGGATTTGCGCGAAACGCCATGGCCTGATCGTCACGACAGCGATGCTGTGATTCACATCGGTCACCTCAATGACAGCCTGTGGATCGCCAAGCCTCTCACGCAAAACAACCGATGGTTATGCGCCAGTCCGGCCTATCTAGAGCATCACGGTGTGCCGTCGTCGCCGGACCAACTCACCGAGCATCGTTACATTTGCATTCGTGAAAATGATGAAGATGTCACGCTATGGCATATGCGTAAGGGGGCGGAGCGGAAAACGCTGCGCATCGAACCCATGTTGTTGAGCAACGACGGAAGCGTAGCTCGGCGTTGGGCCGAGCAAGGCTTGGGGTTGGTTTTACGATCGCAATGGGACGTAAGTGACGCTATTGCTAGCGGCGGCCTGGTACGGGTGATGGCGGATTGGCAATTCGACAGCGCTCCGATCAACCTGTTGGTCCCCTCACGCAAACTTCGCAGTCCGCGTGTACAGGCGTTAGTGGCATTTCTGGAAGCTGCGTTGAAAGCATGA
- a CDS encoding 2-hydroxyacid dehydrogenase, protein MALLYKADPVRGEQWKALFAEHAPDIEWRAWPDIGDPTDIEYLAAWQAPDDFEALLPNLKVLFALSAGVDQLDFARLPVSLPLVRLLDPGITRGMCEYACFAVLSLHRDMLRYRQQQMARCWQAHLLQPANKRRIGIMGLGTQAQQILAALRPLGFALSGWARSVHQIPDVDCYAGNEQLPAFLSQCDILLCVLPLTEQTQGILDDKLFRQLPHGAALINMGRGGHLVESDLLAALDTGQLSGAVIDVLQQEPAAADHPFWHHPKILLTPHIAAMTQPESAFRVLLENIRRHQRGEQMVGEIDRTLGY, encoded by the coding sequence ATGGCCCTGCTTTACAAAGCTGACCCTGTACGCGGCGAGCAGTGGAAAGCGCTGTTCGCCGAACACGCCCCGGATATCGAATGGCGCGCTTGGCCGGACATCGGCGACCCCACGGACATCGAGTATCTGGCCGCCTGGCAGGCGCCCGACGATTTTGAGGCGTTGCTGCCCAATCTTAAAGTGCTGTTCGCCCTGTCCGCCGGGGTCGATCAACTGGACTTCGCCCGCTTGCCCGTCAGCTTGCCGCTGGTGCGCCTGCTGGATCCGGGCATCACCCGCGGCATGTGCGAGTACGCCTGTTTCGCTGTGTTGAGCCTGCATCGGGACATGCTCCGTTATCGCCAGCAACAAATGGCTCGCTGCTGGCAGGCGCACTTGCTGCAACCGGCCAACAAGCGTCGGATCGGGATCATGGGCCTCGGCACCCAGGCCCAGCAGATTCTGGCGGCGTTACGCCCCCTGGGGTTTGCATTGTCAGGTTGGGCCCGCAGTGTCCATCAGATTCCTGATGTGGATTGCTATGCCGGCAACGAGCAACTGCCTGCGTTCCTGAGCCAGTGCGACATTTTATTGTGCGTGCTGCCGCTGACCGAACAGACCCAGGGCATTCTCGATGACAAACTGTTTCGCCAACTGCCCCATGGCGCGGCGCTGATCAACATGGGCCGTGGCGGGCATCTGGTGGAAAGTGATCTGCTGGCGGCCCTGGACACCGGGCAACTCAGTGGCGCGGTCATCGACGTGTTGCAGCAAGAGCCGGCGGCGGCGGACCATCCATTCTGGCACCATCCAAAGATTCTGCTGACCCCGCACATCGCGGCCATGACCCAGCCGGAAAGTGCGTTCAGGGTGTTGCTGGAGAATATTCGGCGACATCAACGTGGAGAGCAGATGGTGGGTGAGATCGACCGCACCCTGGGTTACTGA
- the gabT gene encoding 4-aminobutyrate--2-oxoglutarate transaminase, with amino-acid sequence MNSKVDETPHLLRQRDQFVPRGLITAHPLVIDRAQGAELWDVDGKRYLDFVGGIGVLNIGHNHPKVVAAVQAQLQKVSHACFQVVAYKPYLDLAQRLCEMIGGQDPYKAAFFTSGAEAVENAIKIARAHTNRSAVIAFRGGFHGRTLLGTTLTGMSQPYKQNFGPFAPEVFHTPYPNAYRGVTSEMALKSLDELLATQVAPERVAAIIIEPVQGDGGFLSAPVEFLQGLRTLTEKHGIVLILDEIQTGFGRTGKWFGFQHAGIQPDLVTVAKSLAGGLPLSGVVGKAEIMDAPLPGGLGGTYGGNALSCAAALAVIDAFEEEQLLVRGEALGERLRQGLLRLQSRHPQVGDVRGTGFMLAIELIKNDTARTPDADLNQQLIDEARKGGLLVIKCGVYRNVLRFLAPLVATQAQVDEALQILEAALARVLN; translated from the coding sequence ATGAATAGCAAAGTCGACGAAACCCCTCATTTGCTCCGTCAGCGCGATCAATTCGTGCCGCGTGGCCTGATTACCGCTCACCCATTGGTGATCGATCGCGCCCAAGGTGCCGAATTGTGGGATGTGGACGGCAAGCGCTACCTGGACTTCGTCGGCGGTATTGGCGTGCTAAACATCGGCCACAATCACCCAAAAGTGGTCGCGGCCGTGCAGGCACAATTGCAAAAGGTCTCCCACGCCTGTTTCCAGGTGGTTGCCTATAAGCCTTACCTCGATCTGGCCCAACGCCTTTGCGAAATGATAGGCGGTCAGGACCCATATAAAGCAGCGTTCTTCACCTCAGGCGCCGAAGCAGTGGAAAACGCGATCAAGATCGCCCGCGCCCACACCAATCGTTCGGCGGTGATTGCCTTCCGTGGTGGTTTCCACGGCCGGACCTTGCTTGGCACCACGCTGACCGGCATGAGCCAGCCTTATAAACAGAACTTCGGGCCGTTCGCACCAGAGGTGTTCCATACGCCGTATCCGAATGCCTATCGTGGTGTCACCAGCGAGATGGCGCTCAAGTCACTGGATGAATTGCTCGCGACGCAAGTGGCGCCGGAGCGGGTCGCTGCGATCATCATCGAACCGGTACAGGGCGACGGCGGGTTCCTCTCGGCGCCTGTCGAGTTCCTCCAAGGCTTGCGCACGCTGACGGAGAAACACGGCATCGTGCTGATCCTCGACGAGATCCAGACCGGTTTCGGTCGTACCGGCAAATGGTTCGGCTTTCAGCACGCCGGCATTCAGCCGGACCTGGTGACCGTCGCCAAGAGTCTGGCCGGCGGTTTGCCGCTGTCCGGCGTGGTCGGTAAAGCCGAGATCATGGACGCACCGCTGCCCGGTGGCCTGGGCGGCACCTACGGCGGCAACGCATTGTCCTGCGCGGCGGCACTGGCGGTCATCGATGCCTTTGAGGAAGAACAGTTGCTGGTGCGCGGCGAAGCGCTGGGCGAGCGTCTGCGCCAGGGACTGCTGCGCTTGCAAAGCCGTCACCCGCAAGTTGGCGATGTGCGAGGTACTGGCTTCATGCTGGCGATCGAACTGATCAAGAACGATACGGCCCGCACTCCGGATGCCGATCTAAATCAACAGCTGATCGATGAAGCCCGCAAGGGTGGCTTGCTGGTGATCAAGTGCGGCGTTTACCGCAACGTATTGCGCTTCCTCGCGCCGTTGGTGGCTACCCAGGCACAGGTCGATGAAGCCCTGCAGATTCTGGAAGCCGCCTTGGCACGGGTCTTGAACTAA
- a CDS encoding 2-haloalkanoic acid dehalogenase — protein MGLTEYRALLINCDEVLVDRDSGVWAALQPLLDSRGGHPDKEQVLAEYSEVLRALYPRFGELGFSGLLCFAHRQLAECWGLKASWEEGMSFARSVANWSLFEDAPGAMLYLRKFYRLLVQGDRDVEDRALLCERLGIMPDDFISLASDPLQDQDWLKANGLEAGDILQVTRPFAGRRLVANVCLISRARENKPSPCAADYCINSMADLVAQHQLSLRR, from the coding sequence ATGGGGCTGACTGAATATCGAGCACTGCTCATCAATTGCGATGAAGTCCTGGTCGATCGCGACTCGGGAGTCTGGGCAGCATTGCAACCCTTGCTCGACAGCCGGGGCGGACACCCGGACAAGGAACAGGTGCTGGCCGAATACAGCGAGGTGTTGCGCGCACTGTATCCGCGCTTCGGTGAGCTGGGTTTTAGTGGTCTGCTGTGTTTCGCCCATCGCCAGTTGGCTGAATGCTGGGGGCTCAAAGCCAGCTGGGAGGAGGGCATGAGCTTTGCCCGTTCGGTCGCCAATTGGTCGCTGTTCGAGGATGCGCCGGGGGCGATGCTGTACCTGCGCAAGTTCTATCGCCTGCTGGTGCAAGGCGATCGGGATGTTGAAGATCGAGCGCTGCTCTGTGAGCGGCTGGGGATTATGCCCGACGATTTCATTTCACTGGCCAGCGATCCGTTGCAGGATCAGGATTGGTTAAAAGCCAACGGACTTGAAGCCGGAGATATCCTGCAAGTGACGCGGCCTTTTGCCGGTCGGCGGTTGGTCGCCAATGTATGCCTGATCAGTCGTGCCCGTGAAAATAAGCCTTCCCCTTGCGCGGCGGATTACTGCATCAACAGCATGGCAGATCTGGTGGCTCAGCATCAGCTGTCTTTACGGCGCTGA
- a CDS encoding Lrp/AsnC family transcriptional regulator, whose amino-acid sequence MEGLVKLDRIDISILVELQKDGRMTNVSLADAVGLSASPCLQRVKRLESAGYISSYKAHLNLAKITDSVTVFTEITLSDHKREDFAKFESNIRQVDEVLECHLISGGYDYLVRFMTRSIQHYQEVIESLLDKNIGISKYFSYIVIKSPVLKDGVPLRKLLRH is encoded by the coding sequence ATGGAAGGTTTAGTGAAACTGGACCGGATCGACATCAGCATTTTGGTTGAGCTGCAAAAAGACGGCCGCATGACCAACGTCAGCCTGGCCGATGCTGTGGGATTGTCGGCCAGTCCCTGCCTGCAACGGGTCAAGAGACTGGAGTCGGCGGGGTATATTTCCAGCTACAAGGCGCACCTGAACCTGGCGAAGATCACTGACTCGGTCACGGTCTTCACCGAGATCACCTTGAGCGACCACAAGCGCGAAGACTTCGCCAAGTTCGAGTCCAACATCCGCCAGGTGGATGAAGTGCTTGAATGCCATTTGATCAGCGGTGGCTACGATTACCTGGTGCGCTTCATGACACGCAGCATTCAGCACTACCAGGAAGTCATCGAAAGCCTGCTGGACAAGAACATCGGCATTTCCAAGTACTTCAGTTACATCGTCATCAAATCACCCGTGCTCAAGGACGGCGTGCCACTGCGCAAATTGCTGCGTCACTGA
- a CDS encoding IS1182 family transposase: protein MKRFIEGEARTQVTLLPECLDDYVAEENPVRVVDVFVDELDLGALGFEGVDPAATGRPAYHPAVLLKIYIYGYLNRIQSSRRLEREAERNVELMWLTGRLAPDFKTIADFRKDNGKAIRSVCRQFVVLCRNLNLFSQSIIAIDGSKFKAVNNRDRNFTQGKVKARMQQIEQSIDRYLAAMDSADRATPEVAEAKAERLKEKIETLKKQMQKLKEIEAQLHESPDQQISLTDPDARSMATSGRGTGTVGYNVQTAVDDKHHLIVAHEVTNVGNDRGQLSNMASQAREEIGAESLTVVADRGYYKGLEILACEQAGITTFVPKPLTSGSKAEGRFGKQDFIYLAASDEYRCPAGQLLTRRHSSTEDGMLLHCYYFSGCQSCAMQKQCTTGKERRVKRWEHEAVVDAMQVRLEHDPAMMRVRRQTVEHPFGTLKYWMGSTHFLTKTLPRVSTEMSLHVLAYNLKRMMSIFGILGLLEAIRA, encoded by the coding sequence ATGAAGCGATTCATTGAAGGTGAGGCTCGGACGCAAGTCACCTTGCTGCCGGAGTGTCTGGACGATTACGTAGCCGAAGAAAATCCAGTGCGCGTGGTCGACGTTTTCGTCGATGAACTCGACTTGGGGGCACTTGGGTTTGAAGGTGTTGATCCTGCTGCAACGGGTCGTCCGGCCTACCACCCAGCGGTGTTGCTGAAGATCTATATCTACGGCTACCTCAATCGGATTCAGTCCAGCCGCCGGCTTGAGCGTGAGGCCGAGCGCAACGTCGAGTTGATGTGGCTAACGGGGCGTTTGGCTCCGGACTTCAAAACCATTGCCGACTTTCGCAAAGACAACGGTAAAGCCATTCGCAGCGTATGCCGCCAGTTCGTAGTGCTTTGCCGTAACCTCAATCTCTTCTCTCAATCGATCATCGCCATCGACGGCAGCAAGTTCAAAGCCGTCAATAATCGCGACCGCAACTTCACTCAGGGCAAGGTGAAGGCACGCATGCAGCAGATTGAACAGAGCATTGATCGCTATCTGGCGGCGATGGATTCGGCGGATCGGGCAACGCCCGAAGTGGCCGAGGCCAAAGCAGAGCGGTTGAAAGAAAAGATAGAAACACTGAAAAAGCAGATGCAGAAACTCAAGGAAATCGAGGCGCAGCTCCACGAAAGTCCAGACCAGCAGATTTCCCTCACAGATCCTGATGCACGTTCAATGGCCACGAGCGGCCGAGGCACCGGAACGGTCGGCTACAACGTACAAACAGCGGTCGACGACAAACACCATCTGATCGTTGCCCATGAGGTGACCAACGTTGGTAATGATCGTGGGCAACTGAGCAATATGGCGAGCCAGGCGCGTGAAGAAATTGGAGCTGAATCGCTAACGGTGGTGGCTGATCGAGGCTATTACAAAGGTCTGGAAATCCTTGCTTGCGAGCAAGCCGGCATCACTACCTTCGTACCGAAACCCCTCACATCTGGCAGCAAAGCGGAAGGCAGATTCGGCAAGCAGGATTTCATCTATCTTGCGGCGTCGGACGAGTATCGATGCCCTGCGGGGCAGTTACTAACCAGGAGACATTCGTCGACGGAAGACGGCATGTTATTGCATTGTTATTACTTCTCAGGCTGCCAGTCCTGCGCAATGCAAAAGCAATGTACGACGGGTAAGGAGCGTCGGGTGAAGCGCTGGGAACATGAGGCTGTAGTCGATGCGATGCAGGTTCGGCTAGAACATGATCCAGCGATGATGAGGGTTCGTCGACAGACCGTTGAACATCCTTTTGGAACGCTCAAGTACTGGATGGGAAGTACCCACTTCCTGACCAAAACCCTGCCGAGGGTGAGCACTGAGATGAGCCTTCATGTGCTCGCCTACAACCTCAAACGAATGATGAGCATCTTCGGCATCTTGGGATTGCTTGAAGCGATCAGGGCGTGA
- a CDS encoding AraC family transcriptional regulator, which translates to MPSNFAYTKRFNAVLTYIDANLEGDLSVKTLSHVANFSAFHFHRQFTAFVGVPVSRYVQLMRLRRAAHRLAAFTDHSVLDAALSAGFESPEAFCRAFRRAFGTTPSAFRKEPNWQVWNAVFAIPHFSRTIVMQVRIVDFPEVRVAALEHCGPPGLVNESVRTFIEWRMQSGQSPVASSRTFGIPYSNPDTTPPQAFRFAICGEIHEAVEPNEFGVHEIIIPAGRCVVVRHTGSPDHIGETIYPIYRDWLPASGEELRDHPLFFNYLSAYPETPQDQWQTDVYVPLQ; encoded by the coding sequence ATGCCGAGCAATTTCGCTTACACAAAACGCTTCAACGCCGTACTCACCTACATTGATGCCAATCTCGAAGGCGACCTGTCGGTGAAGACGTTGAGCCATGTGGCGAACTTTTCGGCGTTTCACTTCCATCGACAATTCACTGCGTTCGTTGGAGTGCCTGTCTCACGTTATGTGCAACTGATGCGACTACGTCGCGCGGCACATCGCCTGGCCGCCTTCACTGATCACTCGGTACTGGACGCCGCACTCAGTGCCGGCTTTGAAAGCCCCGAGGCATTTTGCAGGGCGTTCAGGCGGGCGTTCGGTACGACGCCGAGTGCGTTCAGGAAGGAACCGAACTGGCAGGTCTGGAATGCGGTATTCGCAATCCCTCACTTTTCCAGGACTATCGTCATGCAAGTAAGAATCGTAGATTTCCCTGAAGTCAGGGTGGCAGCGCTTGAGCACTGTGGACCACCCGGGCTCGTCAATGAGAGCGTGCGCACGTTCATTGAGTGGCGTATGCAGAGCGGACAGTCGCCGGTGGCGTCGAGTCGCACCTTTGGCATCCCCTATAGCAACCCCGATACGACACCTCCACAAGCATTCCGCTTCGCAATCTGCGGCGAGATTCACGAGGCCGTGGAGCCGAATGAGTTCGGTGTGCACGAGATCATCATTCCTGCCGGCCGCTGCGTCGTAGTGCGACACACAGGGTCACCGGATCACATCGGCGAAACGATCTACCCGATTTACCGCGATTGGCTTCCTGCCAGTGGAGAGGAACTTCGTGACCATCCACTGTTCTTCAATTACCTGAGCGCCTATCCCGAGACACCGCAGGATCAATGGCAAACAGATGTATATGTTCCGCTGCAATAG
- a CDS encoding MFS transporter, whose protein sequence is MGLTTSDTAATIQKASMTKGLVLLFAFCCGAIVANIYYAQPIISLIAPDIGMSSGSASFIVSLTQIGYALGLFFLVPLADLVENRRLMIATIVITIFSLVAAGLSKQPSVFLVVSALIGFSSVSVQMLIPLAAHLAPEESRGRVVGGIMGGLLLGILLARPLSSLVADHLGWRAVFIGAAALMLVISIVIGMTMPKWQPTHRASYGQLLMSLGQLFCREPVLRQRALYQGLMFAAFSLFWTAVPLVLSREFGLTQSQIAIFSLVGAIGAIAAPISGRLADAGHTRRASQLAMVLGVLSFLPAFINPFYGVIGLAVTGIALDFAVQMNMVLGQRAVYALGTANRGRLNALYMISIFIGGAIGSSVASSLYEHAGWLAIAAVGSALSLLTLVVFSVVSRRT, encoded by the coding sequence ATGGGCCTTACTACAAGTGATACAGCAGCGACGATACAAAAAGCATCAATGACAAAGGGGTTGGTGCTTCTGTTTGCCTTTTGTTGTGGTGCCATCGTGGCCAACATCTACTACGCGCAACCGATCATTAGCTTGATCGCCCCGGATATCGGCATGTCGAGTGGAAGCGCGAGTTTCATCGTTTCGCTGACTCAGATTGGTTATGCGCTTGGATTGTTTTTCCTGGTGCCCTTGGCGGATCTGGTAGAAAACCGCCGGCTGATGATCGCGACAATCGTGATTACGATCTTCAGCCTGGTCGCCGCCGGTTTGTCGAAGCAGCCGAGTGTATTTCTAGTGGTGTCGGCACTCATCGGTTTCAGCTCGGTCTCCGTGCAGATGCTTATCCCGTTGGCGGCACATCTGGCACCGGAAGAGTCTCGCGGTCGGGTGGTTGGCGGGATTATGGGTGGCTTGCTGTTGGGGATTCTGCTTGCGCGGCCTCTGTCGAGTCTGGTTGCCGATCATTTGGGCTGGCGGGCAGTGTTTATCGGGGCCGCTGCCTTGATGCTCGTTATCTCCATCGTGATTGGCATGACCATGCCCAAATGGCAACCGACCCATCGCGCGTCGTACGGTCAATTGCTGATGTCCCTGGGACAACTGTTTTGCCGCGAGCCCGTGCTGCGTCAGCGCGCACTCTATCAAGGGCTGATGTTTGCGGCGTTCAGTTTGTTCTGGACGGCTGTTCCGCTGGTATTGAGTCGTGAGTTCGGTCTTACGCAAAGTCAGATTGCGATTTTCTCTCTGGTTGGCGCCATCGGTGCAATTGCCGCACCTATCAGTGGTCGACTCGCTGATGCAGGCCATACTCGAAGAGCGTCGCAGTTAGCCATGGTGCTGGGGGTATTGAGCTTTCTCCCGGCCTTCATCAATCCCTTTTACGGTGTGATTGGGTTGGCAGTCACCGGGATAGCGCTGGATTTTGCAGTGCAGATGAACATGGTACTTGGTCAGCGAGCCGTCTATGCCTTGGGCACTGCCAACAGAGGCCGTCTGAATGCGTTGTACATGATCAGTATCTTTATTGGCGGTGCAATCGGTTCTTCGGTGGCCAGTTCGCTTTATGAACATGCCGGCTGGTTGGCGATTGCTGCGGTGGGAAGTGCATTGTCACTGCTTACTCTAGTCGTCTTCTCAGTGGTTTCTCGTCGGACCTGA